AGCAACGCCAAAACGGCCGCATCGCCTCCAGCCGCGCCTGTTCGCGGCTGACGCCGATGTCCCGCAGTTGCTCGTCGGAGAGCTCCAGCAGTTGCTTGCGGGTGCGCACGCGGCGCCAGAACTGCTGCCAGCGGCTCTCCTGCGATCCACGCGCGGCTACGCGGGTACCCGGGATTTCCAGCAGTTCCTGTTGGTACAGGGTCAGGCGTACATCGCTCATGCCGGTCATGTCGTTGCTCCTCCACTCTAGGGTTCACCAGACGTGGGGATAGCGTGACGAATCGACCAAAAGCATTACAGATTCAACACATCTGAATTTTTCCCATACAGACAGGCGCGAAAAACCTCTGAATGGCGTATTTTTGCGCAATCTGTACTGCACTCGAACAGCCACCGACGACTTTGGATATCTGTCATGACGCGCTATGCGCAGCTCGCCGCCACCCTCGGCGAACGCATCGAGCAGGGGCTGTACCGCCCCGGTGACCGTCTGCCCTCGGTGCGCGCGCTGAGCGAGGAGCACGGCGTCAGCATCAGTACGGTACAGCAGGCTTATCGCGTGCTGGAGGACTCCGGACTGGTGGAGCCACGACCGAAGTCCGGCTACTTCGTGCCCGAGCGCCGACACCTGCCGCCGCTGCCGGCGATGACCCGGCCGGCACAACGGCCGGTGGATGTCTCGCAGTGGGATCAGGTACTGGAACAGGTACGGCGCGCGCCGGGCGGCGATTTCGTCCAGCTCGGACGCGGCACGCCGGATATCGCCAGCCCGTCGCTCAAACCGCTGCAGCGCGCAATGGTCCAGGCGGCCCGGCGCACCGATATGCACAGCCTCGGCTACGAAGGCATCCAGGGTTCGCTGGCGCTGCGCGAGCAGATCGCCCGACTGATGCTCGACTCCGGCTGCCAGGTACCGCCCAGCGAAATCGTCATCACCACCGGCTGCCAGGAAGCCCTGGCCATCACCCTGCGCGCCATCTGCCAGCCGGGGGACATCGTGGCCATCGACTCGCCGAGCTTCCATGGCGCCATGCAGGCGCTCAAGGCGTACGGGCTCAAGGCGCTGGAAATCCCCACCGACCCGGTCAACGGCGTCAGCCTGGAAGCGCTGGAGCTGGCGATGGAACAGTGGCCGGTGAGGCTGATCCTGCTCACCCCCAACTGCAACAACCCGCTGGGCTACATCATGCCCGACGCCCGCAAGCGCGCCCTGCTGTGCCTGGCGGCGCGCTACGACGTGCCGATCCTCGAGGACGACGTCTACGGCGAGCTGGCCTACGCCTACCCGCGGCCACGCAGCATCAAGTCCTTCGACACCGACGACCGCGTGCTGCTGGCCAGCTCGTTCTCCAAGACCGTGGCGCCCGGACTGCGTACCGGCTGGGTGGTGCCGGGGCGCTACCTGGACCGCATCCTGCACTTCAAGTACATCGCCAGCGGCACGTGCGCGCCACAGCCACAGATGGCCCTGGCCGAGTTCGTCGGCGGCGGTCACTACGAGCCGCACATCCGCCGCATGCGCGCGCAGTACCAGCGCCAGCGCGACCTGATGAGCGAATGGGTCGGCCGCTACTTCCCCGAAGGCACCCTGGCCAGCCGCCCACGCGGCGGCTTCATGCTCTGGGTGGAGCTGGACGCGCAGTTCGACAGCGTGCGGCTCAACCAGGAACTGCGCCGCGACAACGTGCAGGTGGCGGCGGGCAGCATCTTTTCCGCCTCGGGCAAGTACCGCAACTGCCTGCGCATGAACTACTCCAGTCGCGACCTGGCGCGTATCGAGGACGCCGTGCGCAAGGTCGGCGCCTGCGCCACGCGGCTGACCACCGAGCTGCGCGCACAGGACGAGGCGCTGCTGCCGGCCTGAGACGAAACATTTATCCACAGCCTGGCGCTGCCGCGCAGCGCCGGGCTGCGGTACCTTGACGGTCCTTTGCCAAGCGCCGTCGTGCGCTCCCGACCCAAGGCGATTCGCGTTGACCAGTCTCACCCTCGGCTCCCTGGCCATTCCCCTGCCCCACGTCCTGCTCTACCTCGGCTTCTTCGCCGCGCTCTTTGCCGGCTGGCTGGCCGGGCGCAAACGTGGCGCCAACCCCGAAGGCGCGCTGTTCGCCATGTTCCTCGGCGGCCTGCTGGTGGCGCGGCTGGCCTTCGTCGCCCGCTATGCCGGACAGTACGGGGCCACGCCGCTGAGCATCGTGGATATCCGCGATGGCGGCTTTCTCGCCCTGCCGGGCATCCTGGCGGCGGTGCTGATCGGCGGGCTGCTGGCCTGGCGCAAGATCGCGCTGCGCCGGCCGCTGGCGGTCGCCGCGGTGGTGGGCGCCTGCGTCTGGGGTGGCGGCAATGCCGTGACTTCGGCGCTGGAACGCAGTCAGCAGATCCCGGAGCTGACGGTGCTGGACCTGGGCGGCCAACCGGTCGATCTGCGCGTGCTGGACGGTCGGCCAATGGTGGTCAATCTCTGGGCCAGTTGGTGCCCACCGTGTCGGCGCGAGATGCCGGTGCTGGAAGCCGCGCAGCAACACCGCAGCGACGTGCGCTTCCTGCTGGTCAACCAGGGTGAATCCGCCGAAGCCGTACGAGGCTTCCTGCGCGACCAGGGCCTGAGCGACGCGGCGATACTGCTCGACAGCGGCAACCGCCTGGGCCAGGCCACCGGTTCCTACGGCATGCCCACCACACTGTTCTACGACGCCCAGGGGCGCCTGAAGCACAGCCAGATGGGCGAACTCTCCGCCGCCAGCCTGGAATACGGCCTGGGCCGCCTCAAGGATTGATCCACCCACACCCGCAGGGCGGATAACGTTCGACGTTATCCGCCCGACCTTCCCTACCCACCCCACACCTGTAGGAGCGAGCTTGCTCGCGAACCCTGGTATTCCGCCGAGCCATCCGGCGTGCGCAGGTAGTCTTTCGCGAGCAAGCTCGCTCCTACAGGCAAAGCTACAGAGCGCTGTACAGCGGATAACGCTGCCAACCAGGATCGGGCGCTTCCACGGGTCGATGCGGGAGAAGCTCGCGGGCTGCTTGCCGGCCATCCCACTCACCGGTCTTGCGATCCGTCGCCGATACTCTCGGGCTTCACGTTGTAGCCGTGCTTCGGATCGCCGGCAGCGCCGTTCCGGCCAGGAATTGCCGTCTCTCTCGCCGTGGTCTTGAGTAAAGGCAGCCACTGCTGGCACGCAGCCTGAACACAACCTCGAAAATATTCGAGATCGACTAATGAATACCAAAAAACTATCGAATCCATGATCTCAAATCAAAAAAGCTATCGATCTATGCTAGAATGCTGCGTCTTCCGCCCTCAGGGTGGCAATCCGATAACAAGGAGAGCTAGCTCAAGATGGAGACACCTTCCCGCCCCCGGAGCACCTTGAACCCTCCGGTTTTCTATACCTCCGCCATACTCATCCTCGCCCTCGTCGCCTTCGCGACGCTGCTGCCGGAGCAGGCCCAGTCACTCTTCGGCCTGGTGCAGAAATGGATCATCAGCAACGCCAGCTGGTTCTATGTCCTCACCGTGGCCCTGGTGCTGATCAGCGTGGTCTTCCTCGCCGTCAGCCGTTACGGCGACATCAAGCTCGGCCCTGACCACAGCCGCCCCGATTACCGCAACACCACCTGGTTCGCCATGCTGTTTTCCGCCGGCATGGGCATCGGCCTGATGTTCTTCGGCGTCGCCGAACCGGTGATGCACTTCATCGCACCCCCCGTCGGCGAGCCGCACACCGTGGAAGCGGCTCGCGAAGCGATGAAGCTGACCTTCTTCCACTGGGGCCTGCACGCCTGGGCGATCTATGCCATCGTCGCGCTGATCCTGGCGTTCTTCAGCTTCCGCCACGGTTTACCGCTGACCCTGCGCTCGGCGCTCTACCCGCTGATCGGCGAACGTATCTACGGCCCCATCGGCCATGCGGTGGATATCTTCGCGATCATCGGTACCGTATTCGGCGTGGCGACCTCGCTGGGCTACGGCGTGCTGCAGATCAACAGCGGCCTGCACTTCCTGTTCGGCTGGCCGGTGAACCAGACGGTGCAGGTGATCCTGATCGCCGTGACCTGCGGCCTGGCCACCCTCTCGGTCGCCAGCGGCCTCGACCGGGGTATCCGCATCCTCTCCGAGCTGAACCTGGGGCTGGCGGTCGTCCTGCTGCTCTTCGTGCTGGTCTTCGGCCCCACCGTGTTCCTGCTGCAGACCTACGTGCAGAACACCGGCGCCTACCTCTCGGATATCGTCAACAAGACCTTCAACCTGTACGCCTACCAGCCTACCGACTGGATCGGCGGCTGGACCCTGCTCTACTGGGGCTGGTGGCTGTCCTGGTCGCCCTTCGTCGGGCTGTTCATCGCGCGTATCTCGCGCGGCCGGACCATCCGCGAGTTCGTCTGCGGCGTGCTCTTCGTCCCGGCCGGCTTCACCCTGCTGTGGATGACCGTGTTCGGCGACAGCGCCATCCACATGATCCTGCAGGACGGCTTCACCCGACTGGCGGACGTGGTGAACCAGGACAGCTCGGTGGCGCTCTTCGCCTTCCTCGAACACTTCCCGCTGGGCAGCGTGATCTCGCTGGTCGCGGTGGCGATGGTGGTGGTGTTCTTCGTCACCTCGGCCGACTCCGGCGCACTGGTGGTGGACATGCTCGCCTCCTCCGGCCACGACCATTCGCCGCTGTGGCAGCGCGTCTTCTGGTCGGTGCTGATGGGCGTGGTGGCCATCGCGCTGTTGCTGACCGACGGCCTGAAAGCGCTGCAGACAGCGACCATCGCCAGCGCGCTGCCCTTCGCGATCATCCTGCTCGCCTCGATCTGGGGGCTGTTCAAGGCCCTGCGCCTGGACGCCACCAAGCGCGGCATCCGCTACCAGGCGCTGAGCTTCTCTCCCGCCCGCCACCGCAGCAGCGGCGAAGGCTGGCAGCGCCGCCTGCGCAACATCGCCATGTTCCCGCGGCGCAGCCACGTCAACCGCTTCATCGAAGAAGTGGCGCGCCCGGCCTGCGAGGATGTCGCGGCCGAACTGCGCAAGCAGGGCTACGACGTCGGCGTGACGACCGGCGACGACAGCCG
This Pseudomonas sp. ATCC 13867 DNA region includes the following protein-coding sequences:
- a CDS encoding aminotransferase-like domain-containing protein — its product is MTRYAQLAATLGERIEQGLYRPGDRLPSVRALSEEHGVSISTVQQAYRVLEDSGLVEPRPKSGYFVPERRHLPPLPAMTRPAQRPVDVSQWDQVLEQVRRAPGGDFVQLGRGTPDIASPSLKPLQRAMVQAARRTDMHSLGYEGIQGSLALREQIARLMLDSGCQVPPSEIVITTGCQEALAITLRAICQPGDIVAIDSPSFHGAMQALKAYGLKALEIPTDPVNGVSLEALELAMEQWPVRLILLTPNCNNPLGYIMPDARKRALLCLAARYDVPILEDDVYGELAYAYPRPRSIKSFDTDDRVLLASSFSKTVAPGLRTGWVVPGRYLDRILHFKYIASGTCAPQPQMALAEFVGGGHYEPHIRRMRAQYQRQRDLMSEWVGRYFPEGTLASRPRGGFMLWVELDAQFDSVRLNQELRRDNVQVAAGSIFSASGKYRNCLRMNYSSRDLARIEDAVRKVGACATRLTTELRAQDEALLPA
- a CDS encoding DUF1127 domain-containing protein, with protein sequence MTGMSDVRLTLYQQELLEIPGTRVAARGSQESRWQQFWRRVRTRKQLLELSDEQLRDIGVSREQARLEAMRPFWRC
- the betT gene encoding choline BCCT transporter BetT, with amino-acid sequence METPSRPRSTLNPPVFYTSAILILALVAFATLLPEQAQSLFGLVQKWIISNASWFYVLTVALVLISVVFLAVSRYGDIKLGPDHSRPDYRNTTWFAMLFSAGMGIGLMFFGVAEPVMHFIAPPVGEPHTVEAAREAMKLTFFHWGLHAWAIYAIVALILAFFSFRHGLPLTLRSALYPLIGERIYGPIGHAVDIFAIIGTVFGVATSLGYGVLQINSGLHFLFGWPVNQTVQVILIAVTCGLATLSVASGLDRGIRILSELNLGLAVVLLLFVLVFGPTVFLLQTYVQNTGAYLSDIVNKTFNLYAYQPTDWIGGWTLLYWGWWLSWSPFVGLFIARISRGRTIREFVCGVLFVPAGFTLLWMTVFGDSAIHMILQDGFTRLADVVNQDSSVALFAFLEHFPLGSVISLVAVAMVVVFFVTSADSGALVVDMLASSGHDHSPLWQRVFWSVLMGVVAIALLLTDGLKALQTATIASALPFAIILLASIWGLFKALRLDATKRGIRYQALSFSPARHRSSGEGWQRRLRNIAMFPRRSHVNRFIEEVARPACEDVAAELRKQGYDVGVTTGDDSRVRLEVGHGTEVDFIYEVRPRAFTTPSFVMRDTEDTSESRKYFRAEVHLKEGGQDYDVMGWSRDGVISDILDQYERHLHFLHVVR
- a CDS encoding TlpA disulfide reductase family protein → MTSLTLGSLAIPLPHVLLYLGFFAALFAGWLAGRKRGANPEGALFAMFLGGLLVARLAFVARYAGQYGATPLSIVDIRDGGFLALPGILAAVLIGGLLAWRKIALRRPLAVAAVVGACVWGGGNAVTSALERSQQIPELTVLDLGGQPVDLRVLDGRPMVVNLWASWCPPCRREMPVLEAAQQHRSDVRFLLVNQGESAEAVRGFLRDQGLSDAAILLDSGNRLGQATGSYGMPTTLFYDAQGRLKHSQMGELSAASLEYGLGRLKD